In Toxotes jaculatrix isolate fToxJac2 chromosome 20, fToxJac2.pri, whole genome shotgun sequence, the following proteins share a genomic window:
- the tnfrsf11a gene encoding tumor necrosis factor receptor superfamily member 11A: MRLNFSTSWIFRGWITCVLVTFYAQHAVPKTLQCDEKHYLKGERCCEKCRPGFRVFADCSDSHQTKCIKCNRGEYQPGWTAEKRCLQQKFCDPIKGFMERPENPVAEVPCRCRTTLQCCPINCEFCERIPTCGAGYGLEEDPESSNGRKICVPCKRGFFSTDNNGEQCKPWTNCKAEGKSETQPGSAQADAICGAPVSGAAPSWVIVSVLSVITVLCLLILLLFCYKDKLKLLSLNLRSCVQNLKRTRIQQETLAPLYHSGGPKCTPCETTKLICQAPQSPTDEPPCTFPTPVPDVKVSLPFTGEITGEEGTNRKTATEDQSEGSGEPEEVSEEEEIMSVSPLLAGSSVCVIPIREPLEVGENEDCSQAVSPRTPGTFSGGGLDGERYADESGKEEKIESIRANNGGEKGDGNREKMGLCKSETGAPCLVSLSPPLLHTSSVVPPSSPLPELCLPLSQAVSPEFKPYLNDKSLVKQEELYRLASTDSTSSEHSTTSEMTSVSPLMTSSSVGNLYLDKPPEASSPEQGQGLSWEDSGGNKLSSERESELECSPESLHSQLAEPTLTSGQVSGNHNTTFISSGQVMNFSGDVIVVYVSQTSVGSDGVGQDDAFGSPVQEEANETGPFFQGSLGSQGESSSHVTLQDETLPVQEVMEERALVK; this comes from the exons cATGCAGTCCCCAAAACTCTTCAGTGTGATGAAAAACACTACTTAAAAGGTGAAAGATGCTGCGAGAAGTGTAGACCAG GCTTCCGTGTCTTTGCCGACTGCAGCGATTCCCACCAGACTAAATGCATTAAATGTAATCGTGGTGAATATCAGCCCGGCTGGACTGCAGAGAAGCGATGTCTCCAGCAGAAGTTCTGTGACCCAA TTAAGGGTTTTATGGAGAGGCCTGAAAACCCCGTGGCAGAGGTGCCGTGTCGATGCCGCACCACCCTCCAGTGCTGTCCCATCAACTGTGAGTTCTGTGAGAGGATACCCACCTGCGGTGCTGGATATGGACTCGAGGAGGATCCTG AGTCTAGTAATGGAAGGAAGATCTGTGTTCCATGTAAGAGAGGCTTCTTCTCCACTGACAACAATGGCGAACAGTGCAAACCATGGACTAA CTGTAAGGCTGAAGGCAAGAGTGAGACACAACCAGGCAGTGCTCAGGCCGATGCAATATGTGGAGCCCCTGTGTCTG GTGCAGCACCCTCCTGGGTCATAGTTTCAGTTCTGTCAGTCATCACTGTTCTGTGTCTCCtcatcctgctcctcttctgctacaaggacaaactgaaattaCTCTCTT TAAATCTGCGTTCCTGTGTTCAGAATCTGAAGAGGACTAGGATACAGCAG GAGACCTTGGCCCCTCTTTATCATAGCGGAGGTCCCAAGTGCACGCCATGTGAGACGACCAAACTTATCTGCCAAGCACCACAGAGCCCCACGGATGAGCCCCCATGCACATTCCCCACCCCTGTTCCCGATGTCAAGGTCTCACTGCCATTCACAGGGGAAATTACAGGGGAAGAGGGAACCAACAGGAAGACGGCAACTGAGGATCAGAGCGAAGGGTCTGGAGAACCAGAGGAGGtgtcagaagaagaagagatcaTGAGCGTGTCTCCTCTTTTGGCAGGCTCTTCCGTGTGCGTCATTCCCATTCGTGAGCCGCTGGAAGTAGGGGAGAATGAAGACTGTAGCCAGGCTGTCAGCCCCAGGACTCCTGGAACCTTCTCAGGTGGAGGGCTGGATGGAGAAAGGTATGCAGACGAGAgtgggaaagaagagaagattgAGAGTATAAGGGCAAACAACGGTGGCGAAAAGGGTGATGGAAATCGAGAAAAGATGGGTTTGTGCAAGAGCGAAACAGGCGCTCCATGTctcgtctctctttctcctccgcTCCTCCACACCTCCTCTGTAGTCCCTCCATCCAGTCCTCTTCCTGAGCTCTGCCTGCCGTTGTCCCAGGCAGTATCACCGGAGTTCAAACCTTACCTGAATGACAAGTCGCTGGTAAAACAGGAGGAATTATACAGGCTGGCAAGCACGGACTCCACCTCATCAGAGCATAGTACAACCTCTGAAATGACCTCAGTCAGCCCCTTGATGACTTCCTCATCTGTTGGCAATCTCTATCTGGACAAGCCCCCTGAGGCCTCTAGCCCAGAGCAAGGCCAGGGACTTTCCTGGGAGGACAGTGGTGGAAACAAGCTCTCTTCTGAGAGGGAGTCAGAACTGGAGTGCTCACCTGAGAGCCTCCATAGTCAGCTGGCTGAACCAACTCTTACCTCAG GTCAAGTGTCCGGGAACCACAACACCACCTTCATCTCCAGCGGTCAGGTGATGAACTTCAGCGGTGATGTCATCGTCGTCTATGTCAGCCAGACGTCTGTTGGCAGTGACGGGGTGGGGCAGGATGATGCCTTCGGAAGCCCCGTCCAGGAGGAGGCCAATGAGACTGGTCCATTTTTCCAGGGCAGCCTGGGGTCGCAGGGGGAATCCAGTTCCCACGTCACATTGCAAGACGAGACACTGCCGGTCCAAGAGGTGATGGAAGAGCGGGCATTGGTAAAGTGA
- the si:dkey-73n8.3 gene encoding retinol dehydrogenase 11: MQAIRSLFVPKWSSDVVLEGKTAMVTGANTGIGKETAKDLAGRGARVILACRDMAKGEQAARDIMREVKGAKVVARQLDLADTKSICQFAENIYNTEKALHYLINNAGVAICPHAMTVDGYEMQFGVNHLGHFFLTFLLLDLLKHSAPSRIINVSSAAHAMGKIQFDDLSGEKDYHPVRAYAQSKLANVLFTRELAKRTEVQGVTAYSVDPGMVNTEITRHIRRPLVDLFKTFSFLLRTPAEGAHTIIYCTVTPENQLRTGGYYRNCAIAESCRAGQDDGTALKLWAVSCHLLGIRWR; encoded by the exons ATGCAAGCGATCAG GTCTCTGTTTGTCCCAAAGTGGTCTTCAGATGTGGTTCTGGAGGGAAAGACGGCTATGGTGACGGGGGCTAACACTGGAATTGGGAAAGAGACAGCTAAAGACCTGGCCGGCAGAG GTGCGCGGGTGATTTTGGCATGCAGAGACATGGCAAAAGGAGAGCAGGCTGCTCGTGACATCATGAGAGAGGTGAAGGGAGCCAAGGTAGTCGCCAGGCAACTGGATCTGGCTGACACCAAATCAATCTGCCAGTTTGCTGAGAATATCTACAATA ctgaAAAGGCTCTTCACTACCTGATCAACAATGCAGGTGTGGCTATTTGCCCTCATGCAATGACAGTGGATGGATACGAGATGCAGTTTGGAGTCAATCACTTGG GCCATTTCTTCCTGACCTTCCTGTTACTGGACTTGCTGAAGCACTCAGCCCCATCCCGGATTATCAACGTGTCTTCGGCAGCTCACGCCATGGGCAAGATCCAGTTTGATGACCTGAGTGGTGAGAAGGACTATCACCCCGTTAGGGCCTACGCACAGAGCAAGCTGGCCAACGTCCTGTTCACCAGAGAGCTGGCCAAGAGGACCGAGG TCCAAGGTGTGACGGCTTACTCAGTGGACCCTGGAATGGTGAACACTGAGATAACCAGGCACATAAGGCGCCCTCTTGTGGATCTATTCAAGACCTTCAGTTTCCTGCTCAGGACCCCGGCAGAGGGAGCCCACACCATCATCTATTGCACCGTCACTCCCGAGAACCAGTTGCGCACTGGAGGATACTACAG GAACTGTGCCATTGCAGAGAGCTGCAGGGCAGGTCAGGATGATGGCACTGCCTTAAAGTTGTGGGCTGTGAGCTGCCACCTGCTAGGCATACGCTGGAGATAA